From Punica granatum isolate Tunisia-2019 chromosome 1, ASM765513v2, whole genome shotgun sequence:
tttttctaaaaaaaatcttttatgAAACATTAAGATCAAGCGAAACAAAATGCGTAACTTTTAAGgcaaattttggaaaaaaaaaaagtttaagacagaaaataaattaactaAAGATCAAATGGCTTTTTTCGCCTTCGCCTATTGCAAAATgtatagtttctttttttggacAAGGATATTACTTTGATATACTGTGCTTTAAGATCTATTCCTATTACAATCAGTAGCAAGAGAACTTTTAGCTGTTAGCAGTTGGCACTATCACTCTGTTCAACAGACAGTGACTTTCATGGAGGTGATGGTACTTTGCAACTTAAATCGGATTACAATTTTATCGCGTTGCCTGCTATTTGTATGTTATTCTGTTCCATGTAACGAACTTGCTTGAGCCTTAGTCGACCACATCACTGCTGAAGAGCTTGAACTTGTTAGCGTCAAAGACCAGCTTCCTTATTGAAGAGAAGGAGCCCATTATTCCGGCACCAGAAAAGACCACGATGATCGAGACATTGACCCAGTATTTGAGGGACGACCTTGGTGGCTTGTAGGTCATGTTGTAGAGGACCATCGGGAGGACGAAATCTAGAGGAATGAAGCCGATAGCTCCCACCACACCATTTATGTCTCCGAAGAAGGGAAGCATCGCCGCAACAAACCCGCAGAAGATCATGTACAGAGTCCGAAGTATGATCCTTGGAATGAGGTTTCTCATTGAAAAAATCCCCTGCTTCACATCAGCCGATTTCTGTTCCATGATCTCGTATGCTACTTGGGAGTATACCTGTCTCATGTAAACGACAGAAATCATTATAGTATGACTCTAATGTCGATTTTCACTAACCCTACGGCAATCTCCGAGCATGACTGACCATGTCTAAGAAGAATCTCTTCTAGGTCTGATCTAAAAAGAATCAGAAAGCTTTTAATAAGCTCGATGTCATTAATGTAGATTAATCATGTTTCTTGGGCTCACCAAGCCGATAGCGAAGAGCTGCAGAAGTACAAATACGATCCCCAGGCCAAGAACCCATGTCGGAGCTAAAGCAGGCCCATTGTCGGGCATCAGGCTCTTGAGGATGTTCGAGTTGGATTCGTTCCCAAATGCCCAATATCCAGACACCGCAGCAGAGTAGAAAGTGACGCAGATCACCGAATAACACATTATAAGGCCCTTAAACATCTTCCCAGTTGCAGGAGGAGCCAGAGTTGCCTGCATTGAATGTGGCACGGAACCATCATTATTGTCGTTTGATTAGTAATAACTAAGGGAAGCGTAAAGTTTAGAATATTTCACTAGTAATATGTACTAGTAGAGACATAAAGTTGCTGAAATTACTTGTATCTCCGGCAGAATACCATTCCCGAAAATTGCGGCTATTATGGATATGGAAGTGAAGGCGCTAAAAACCCTCGCGGACTCTGAAGATTCCAAGGAGTAGTCCCTTGGCGGTGCATTCTTCGATAAACCTGCAGAACACGGGACATGGGGCAAGTTTAGCCTAAACCTGGTCCGAAGAGATCCTTTCAGATCAAATCAACCACAACAGTCGATCACAATGGAACGCATAGTGATTGAATGTCATGAGTAATCCGGTCTACTGAAATCTCTCGTAGACCTAGTCTAGGCTCAAATTTCGACATAACTTGCTATAAGTTCTTAGTAGGAAAGGAACAGTCAGTCATATATGCACGAAAAATTGCGGAACTTGTCATAAAGATCATCGGACTCAACCATTTACCTGCACGAATACAAGCGCCGACTACGAGAAAGGTGTAACCCAGACTGAGGAAGAGGGAGGCGAGGTTAATGTGCCTGAGGGAATGGAAGGTCGGGAGCTGAGATAGAACGATCATGACCACCGTCACCATTGCGATGAACTCATACAGTCTGAGGGAGCCATCCGGAGCAAGGTTCGAGTACATGATCTTATACGGTCCAAGAAACACAAGACTGAATAAAAATTCAGAGCGACAAAACCGAGATCAAACAGCTGCAACGAAGTCAGCAACCGCAAACATTCAGTCACATTCTGGAGCCAATACCTGGAGGCATTCACCAGCAAGCAAGATCGCTCCGATTCCAATTCCGGTGTTGATCGCAGTTTGAATAAATATTACAAAGTAAAACATCCATCCCGACCCTGTCCGAAAGCAAAAGCATGAAAAAGGACCACCTCTGATCACGGAGAAACAATTGACGCATTATGCATGCAGAGCAAAAGAGGTTGGGTTGGTCTTTTGCTGTTCCATTTTATATATTCCAGCTATCtctaaaataaattgaaacctttttttttttaagaaaaagacaaaaaccccTTATGGTTTTGGATCGAGACAAATCACAccatgtttttttatttaggaCAATTAATCCCCTGTGGCTTGCTCCGTTAGACATAAGGAGTTACggcgttaattttttcattttcagtcctcaatctttagtattttaatcattttggtcctaattttttttcttttatcattcatatcctcaacttttgatttgtttcattttaatcctataaagaaaaatcgaaagggaaggGGATCGGGGCCGCCAATCAGCGACCCCGAACCCTCCACCGAGGGCACCGGCACCCACAGAGGACACcagcgacctcggtggaggggtcggggccgccaatcccccctcccccttcgatttttctttatagaactaaaatgaaaagttgatgatatgaatgattataaaaaaagatttaagaccaaaatgattaaaatgctaaagattgaggactaaaaatgaaaaaaattgatgtcGTAACCCCATATGTCTAACGGAGCAAACCACATGGGGGCTAATtgtcccaaataaaaaaacattGTGAGATTTATCCCGACTCCAAACCAGAAGaagatttttatctttttcccttctttttttgtgcACCTCATGTCCAAAAATATCGAGTATTCGAATAATTCAAGTTCGAGCAGGGTTGATCCGCTCAGAATAAAACTCTCATACTCGCGAAATTTTTACTATTCACAATAATCGATCCTATCTCAGCTGACCGGGATGGCATTCTTCAATTATATCGTTGACCGCTGACGTTGGCTATCCAATTAAAAATTGTGCTACATTAATTTCGATTAGCTTTATCCAATTAACTTTAAGAGGAAGTTGTGGATCAAATTAATTAGGTTGACCCAAGCAAGGCTATTGGCCGGTTTCACTGTAGGCTGATGTATCGAATCACCGGCCCGGCGAGAATCCAGGGGGAGAAGGGCTGACTCCCACGAAGGTACAGTCCCGGGCCTTGCGGGCCCTGTAGTCGGCCCAAAATGAGGTCCACGTGTTCCATTATCTTTTTCTGCCCCCCCTCTTTAAATACACATTGACCCGATCATACCACCgtcccaaaaaataataataataaattaaattaaattaaattaataaaagttgGAAAAAATTCCTTCaagcaataaataaataattctaTCCATCCTAGCATCGTTCATTTTGCCTAGCTATTTCGGAACGTGGAATTTATTCCCCAGACATAAGCATCCCCTTTTCGAGTAGTTACTGATTATAGAATCAGATTCAATCGATTAATGCTTAACGAATAACACGGCCATGTAATATTCCATTGGCCATATTGTCCCGTTATGTGTTAATCGTTTTAATCTAATTTTAGAATATGAAAAAACATTTATGGGGAACTTCTTGTCACTTCCCGTCCCATGCCCTTAGTTTTTCGTTGAAGcgtttaaagaaaaagaaagggttATTAGAAAAACCATTTAAAAGGAAACATTGATTTTGTGGACGAGCATATCAACGTATTATTACTGcccaaaatataaaagataaaataaaaaaataataataagaagaagaaagagtcGTGTCGGCAAGAACGAACGAACGAAACGAAAGATGAGGTTGGGGGTGTTACCGAGGACGTCGGCGGCGAGCTCACGGAAGCGGATGTGGCGGCGGCCGGACTTCTCGCAGTGGTCGAGGACCTTGGACAGGAGGAAGTAGGAGTAGAAGGTGACGGCCCCCATCACCGTCAGGCAGAGGAACCCTAATGCCCATCCCAGTCCCCTGAACGCGTACGGCAGCGTCAGTATCGTCGGCCCCACTATCGCCGTCGTCAGGTGGTACCCCGCGTGCCACCACTCCCCTGCATGCCCCCCCCGCGACGAAAGGGATGTCATTATCTCGGGTTAGCTCGTCAACGCACGGCTGATCGACTTCTCGCCGCCGCCGGCATTGATCGTGATTCCATGATcaatcataatcataataaggtACCGAGATGTCACCTTTGGATTCGAGGACGAAGACAGCCCCGGCGTCCGTGTCGCGTCGTGCCTCCGGGAAGGGGTCAGCCGCCGGAGGGTCCGCCATTGGATTGATCAGCCTTTACGTTCTCGGTCGGCGGTGAGGCGATGGGATGTGTTGACTGTTGAGGGGGGCGAGAAGAGCGGGGGAAAAAACAAATCAAGGACAATTTATTGCAGAGGGAACGTATTGCCAGTCGCCTGTGCGCGAACCGTGGTGTGTGCGCAGGTTAAGAAAACCATGCGCGTTGTGCGGTACGTTAGTGGGGGAGTGGAGGTTAAGTTGGATAGGAGTGGGTGGAGGAAGTGAAACAAATTTTCACTTTGGAGGCGTCGAATCTAAGCTAAAGTGCGCCGAGGGAGGGAGAGCATTCTTTTTGCCGCCCGAGAGAGTGCCTTTTCGTCGGCTTAGATGACATCTACGTCTGCGGGACAAGAAAATATGGGTGGGTTGCTTTcgttttaaaatcataattttattctacttcatcttattttatttttttccctattcaagaatataattattactttttttatatttttttctaatttaataataaattcttgtACGTACCTTTTCTTAAGAGAAAACTATTAATATGATCATTCAAAGATCACGTTGCCTTCAATTTGGCCCTTCAAagatttttatcattaatttagTTCTTCAAAGATTATAttgccatcaatttggtccttcaaAGATTTTTACCATCAATAATGTCCTTTGAAAATCATATTGTCATCAATTGGTCCTTCGAAGATTTTTGTCATCAACATGGTCTTTCAAAGAACATTACTTCCATCAAATTAGTATTGCTTAACTCCGTCAAATGATttctatacaaaaataaaaataaaaatagaaaaaaatctatccgctgaaataaaaaatcgaCAGTATTTCTCACGTCAACACATGCTTTGTGATTTTGTCAACTGCCTGATAGTTTCCATCTCCATCTCTATCTCaattcatcttcatctttccCAATGATATCGAGAAGAAGACACATATATTTTCAACATAAACATATACAAACAACTGTTACAAAGATAGTGTGAGAAAGATGTGCAAAGAGCAGTTTTTCTTCTgtctaaaatttttttttctatttttattttttttatagaaattatttgatAGAATTAAGCAATTATAACAGTTTTTTTAATGGATGATTAATTTGATGGACGAAATGATCTTTGAAAAAccatttagtattaaaaaaattagttataataatagttaagaaaagataaaactaTAATATGATTCTCAAAAGATCATATTgtcatcaatttggtcattcaAAGATTTTAGCCATCAATTTGGTCGTCGAAAGATCATATTatcatcaatttggtccttcaaagtatcttcttctccaattttataataaattctctcatatactctttttataacaattattataactaactttttaataataaaattttctaactattttgtcttcatcttgtgaagtaGAATAGTAACTCTACTCCAAAACTAAACGCATATAGATACCCAGTCCAGTTGGGCCTACTTCACATGTTTATCACATTTACTCTTTTTCTGAAAGATGgatttctcatttttcctGATTTTTCTTGAGCATT
This genomic window contains:
- the LOC116193067 gene encoding probable GABA transporter 2; this translates as MADPPAADPFPEARRDTDAGAVFVLESKGEWWHAGYHLTTAIVGPTILTLPYAFRGLGWALGFLCLTVMGAVTFYSYFLLSKVLDHCEKSGRRHIRFRELAADVLGSGWMFYFVIFIQTAINTGIGIGAILLAGECLQIMYSNLAPDGSLRLYEFIAMVTVVMIVLSQLPTFHSLRHINLASLFLSLGYTFLVVGACIRAGLSKNAPPRDYSLESSESARVFSAFTSISIIAAIFGNGILPEIQATLAPPATGKMFKGLIMCYSVICVTFYSAAVSGYWAFGNESNSNILKSLMPDNGPALAPTWVLGLGIVFVLLQLFAIGLVYSQVAYEIMEQKSADVKQGIFSMRNLIPRIILRTLYMIFCGFVAAMLPFFGDINGVVGAIGFIPLDFVLPMVLYNMTYKPPRSSLKYWVNVSIIVVFSGAGIMGSFSSIRKLVFDANKFKLFSSDVVD